One segment of Leptospiraceae bacterium DNA contains the following:
- a CDS encoding HDOD domain-containing protein: MIAKNGTLNNCITVLGSGPTKLPLGININTGEPYSVFIVEDSMLFRTALKRSLARLSFIVSGEAGDGLHAINQIKEMHLKPDIVCVDQEMPVMNGMETIREIKKLFPKMKIMLITSHNEGAFVKEVLQVGVHGYIVKPFETDTIIRKFALVLGRRDILGSFDNKIEKLDLNKIRLPNLPIVFANVVNFDVDDPKNGVAELEKIISPDIAVTSSIIRSANSAYYGRSGTIRNLRDAITLIGIKVVRRMVINQYDKVLSDPLKDPAFVKYLRELPVLTSLISYDLLTPLNLKSLSGDIFVVSLLRKIGVNILALNFPEKYLKVLRLYEFGVKSLYDLERDEIGIDSIDIGKRAFHIWKMPEYFSKVISHQNFNVTELDVVSDIDRVSRLAEILAKQMKKITVMEKETELIPTILNHHKAPEGTLELFGEDYLSMIVDHPFMRIANG, encoded by the coding sequence ATGATTGCCAAGAACGGAACACTTAATAATTGTATTACAGTGCTTGGCTCCGGTCCTACAAAATTGCCATTAGGCATAAATATAAATACGGGTGAACCCTATAGTGTTTTCATTGTAGAGGATAGCATGTTATTTAGGACAGCACTTAAAAGATCTCTTGCAAGACTTAGCTTTATTGTTTCCGGAGAAGCAGGCGACGGACTTCACGCTATCAATCAAATCAAAGAAATGCATTTGAAACCAGATATTGTTTGTGTAGACCAAGAAATGCCAGTGATGAACGGCATGGAAACAATTCGCGAAATAAAAAAGCTTTTCCCAAAAATGAAGATAATGCTAATTACAAGCCATAATGAGGGTGCGTTTGTAAAAGAAGTATTACAAGTTGGGGTTCACGGATACATTGTAAAACCATTTGAGACTGATACAATTATACGGAAATTTGCCCTTGTTTTAGGAAGAAGAGACATTTTAGGTAGCTTTGATAATAAAATAGAAAAACTTGATTTGAATAAAATTCGCCTTCCGAATCTTCCTATCGTATTTGCGAATGTCGTTAATTTTGATGTTGATGATCCTAAAAATGGCGTAGCAGAGTTAGAGAAAATCATCAGTCCTGATATTGCTGTCACAAGTTCCATTATTCGCTCTGCTAATTCTGCATATTATGGAAGGTCTGGAACTATCAGAAATTTAAGAGATGCAATTACATTAATTGGTATTAAAGTAGTGCGGAGAATGGTCATTAACCAATATGACAAAGTTTTAAGTGATCCGTTAAAAGATCCAGCTTTTGTAAAATATTTAAGAGAATTACCTGTATTAACCTCGCTTATATCTTATGATTTATTGACTCCTCTAAATTTAAAATCCTTATCAGGGGATATATTTGTTGTTTCGCTTTTACGAAAAATTGGAGTCAATATTTTAGCTTTAAATTTTCCAGAAAAATATTTGAAAGTTTTAAGATTGTATGAATTTGGAGTAAAGTCTTTGTATGATTTAGAGAGAGACGAAATAGGAATCGATTCCATTGACATAGGTAAACGTGCTTTTCATATATGGAAAATGCCTGAATATTTTTCGAAAGTAATTTCTCATCAAAATTTTAATGTTACTGAATTAGATGTAGTATCAGATATTGATAGAGTTTCTCGTCTTGCAGAAATTCTAGCCAAACAGATGAAAAAAATTACAGTAATGGAAAAAGAAACCGAATTAATACCTACTATTCTAAATCACCATAAAGCCCCTGAGGGAACTCTAGAACTATTTGGTGAAGATTATTTGAGTATGATTGTAGATCATCCTTTTATGCGAATTGCAAACGGCTGA
- a CDS encoding ISAs1 family transposase translates to MNEQLNIYEHFNELIDPRIERGRKHLLVDIIFVAIVSIISGADDWNEIEEFGNLKIEWLRKFIKLENGIPSHDTFNRVFSLLDPKKVF, encoded by the coding sequence ATGAACGAACAGTTAAACATATACGAACATTTTAATGAGCTAATTGATCCGCGAATAGAGCGAGGAAGAAAGCATTTACTAGTAGATATAATATTTGTAGCAATCGTTTCCATCATAAGTGGAGCGGACGATTGGAATGAAATAGAAGAGTTTGGTAATTTGAAAATAGAATGGTTGCGGAAATTCATAAAGTTAGAGAATGGTATTCCATCGCATGATACATTTAATAGAGTCTTTTCGCTGTTAGACCCTAAAAAAGTTTTCTGA
- a CDS encoding ISAs1 family transposase: MELFNPNIVEGLDLISIDGKTVRRSVDKKNNKFPIHIVSAWSSKSGITLGQVKVEEKSNEITAIPELLSQIKVKNSIVSIDAMGCQKKITEKIIEQKGDYAIALKENQPTVYKEVLNYFEQQLLSGFERVNVGYSMTEQKGHGRIEKENTGYYPILIGFLRKTNGRD, from the coding sequence ATGGAATTATTTAATCCGAATATCGTAGAAGGTTTAGATTTAATTTCAATAGATGGGAAAACTGTAAGACGTTCGGTCGATAAAAAGAACAATAAATTTCCGATTCATATTGTAAGTGCGTGGTCAAGTAAGAGTGGAATTACCTTGGGGCAAGTAAAAGTAGAGGAGAAGAGTAATGAAATTACAGCGATTCCTGAATTGCTTTCTCAGATAAAAGTGAAGAATAGCATTGTATCTATTGACGCAATGGGCTGTCAGAAAAAGATTACAGAAAAGATTATAGAGCAAAAAGGCGATTATGCGATAGCCTTGAAGGAGAATCAACCGACAGTGTATAAAGAGGTTTTGAATTATTTTGAGCAACAATTGCTTTCTGGATTTGAAAGGGTAAATGTCGGTTATTCAATGACAGAGCAAAAAGGACATGGTCGAATTGAAAAAGAGAATACTGGCTATTATCCGATATTGATTGGATTTCTAAGAAAGACGAATGGAAGGGATTGA
- a CDS encoding DUF2834 domain-containing protein, with product MKINQLLIHFLFKTSIIILGLGFAFVFGIIVVPAFLNNPDIIGAFVAGFVNPYSSGYSLDTIFCWMILAVWVLFESKTKGIRYGWITLLLGVIPGVATGFALYLLLRLRQEKGLLEKS from the coding sequence ATGAAAATCAATCAATTGCTAATACACTTTTTATTTAAGACTTCAATTATAATTTTGGGATTAGGGTTTGCTTTTGTTTTTGGAATAATAGTGGTTCCTGCTTTCCTAAATAATCCAGATATTATTGGAGCTTTTGTCGCGGGATTTGTAAATCCATATTCATCTGGTTATTCTTTGGATACTATATTTTGTTGGATGATTTTGGCTGTATGGGTTTTATTCGAATCAAAGACGAAAGGAATTCGTTATGGCTGGATAACTCTTTTGCTTGGAGTGATACCAGGAGTAGCTACTGGATTTGCATTGTATTTGTTATTACGTTTAAGGCAAGAGAAGGGTTTGTTGGAAAAAAGTTAA
- a CDS encoding Cys-rich protein, which produces MNRFFFTIIFLMYSGCTDPVETKCQSACNFFIKCTEEVNNIKITGQELNTGVIQCMKGCTRFQSEILSCYTEESDSCKGMAECMIQSGLGE; this is translated from the coding sequence ATGAATAGATTTTTCTTTACAATCATCTTTCTTATGTATTCTGGATGTACAGATCCAGTGGAAACTAAATGCCAAAGTGCTTGTAATTTTTTTATCAAGTGCACTGAAGAAGTGAACAATATTAAAATTACAGGACAAGAATTAAATACAGGAGTTATTCAATGTATGAAAGGATGTACTAGATTCCAGTCTGAAATCTTAAGTTGTTATACAGAAGAAAGTGATTCTTGTAAGGGAATGGCTGAGTGTATGATTCAATCCGGATTGGGGGAATAA
- a CDS encoding ISAs1 family transposase codes for MEGIEKCRNGSFRARIPRKKSIESRYFISSLTNPELFQKSVRTHWQIENSCHWILDVVFREDDSRIRAGYAAENFSIIRKIALNFLKNDTTIKIGVKGKRRAAGWDDKYRSKIIGF; via the coding sequence ATGGAAGGGATTGAAAAGTGTAGGAATGGTTCGTTCCGAGCGAGAATACCAAGGAAAAAATCTATAGAGTCTCGATATTTTATTTCTAGTTTAACTAACCCTGAACTTTTTCAGAAATCTGTAAGAACTCATTGGCAAATTGAAAACTCTTGTCACTGGATTTTAGATGTCGTTTTTCGAGAAGATGATAGTCGAATTCGTGCTGGCTACGCTGCCGAAAATTTTTCCATCATCAGAAAAATTGCTCTAAATTTCTTGAAGAATGATACCACAATTAAGATTGGAGTAAAAGGAAAACGACGCGCCGCAGGATGGGATGATAAATATCGCAGTAAAATCATAGGTTTTTAA
- a CDS encoding MarR family transcriptional regulator translates to MKRTNLLNLIAKAIRDFYKTLKNEFNTILESEGFTNGEFLLLKSIALFDHKKISEIAKEQCVTMPYLTSLADKMVKNGYLERIQSKKDRRIITIQLTPKGKRIYKKLDATVHKYLEKKFDKLTNKELEAFEQLLQKVSNLP, encoded by the coding sequence TTGAAAAGAACAAATCTATTAAACTTAATCGCGAAGGCCATTCGTGATTTTTATAAAACATTAAAAAACGAATTTAATACGATACTCGAATCAGAGGGATTTACTAACGGAGAATTTTTGTTACTAAAAAGTATTGCCCTCTTCGATCATAAAAAAATTTCAGAAATAGCAAAAGAACAATGTGTAACTATGCCATACCTGACCTCTTTAGCAGATAAAATGGTTAAAAATGGGTATTTAGAAAGAATACAATCAAAGAAAGATAGGCGAATCATTACGATTCAACTAACACCTAAAGGAAAAAGAATTTATAAAAAATTAGATGCAACAGTTCACAAATATCTAGAAAAGAAATTCGACAAACTTACAAATAAAGAGCTAGAGGCGTTCGAACAGTTACTTCAAAAAGTTTCCAATTTACCTTAG
- a CDS encoding sensor domain-containing diguanylate cyclase, translating into MEKLKYLFLFAIYLGFAWLGMWLTSKPPSSLSVIWLPAGIGLVAAIRFGRKGLILVFLASSLANGGYGYIFAKENKVLALYSGLISAIVDILQTWIALRLILVSRLLLESPKDLIIILLRICLIPPSLTVWILPLIWENVAGVPISNGWIGYLTKTAQILSADMLGIFLVIPLFLSLRNYSSSRILKIFIHSLLLILVPIMVAFLVYIPLISLLAPVILYLVVKYRLAGSTISLIIVCGFLLLYAIMYGNSNPDTNWFGYFNLSLFILCLGLVPHYIALTLEQLKVANETLEMRVSQRTKDLSIANEQLELAANTDILTGLLNRRAFLNRFKYESDRSSRTGKPYSIAILDLDHFKSINDRFGHHAGDEILLAFSQIMISHLRTTDIACRWGGEEFLILFPDTKENEANIPLTRIRKFVETSEDLSSKASVNLTVSIGISDSVVSPTESIISNADKALYAAKATGRNRICFFDNLSEVIY; encoded by the coding sequence TTGGAAAAATTAAAATACTTATTTCTATTTGCTATTTATCTGGGTTTTGCATGGCTTGGTATGTGGTTAACGTCGAAACCACCTTCATCCCTTTCTGTAATATGGTTACCGGCCGGCATTGGACTTGTTGCAGCTATTAGATTTGGTAGAAAAGGGTTAATTCTTGTTTTTCTTGCAAGCAGTTTAGCAAATGGTGGATATGGTTATATATTTGCAAAGGAAAATAAAGTTTTGGCTTTATATTCCGGATTGATAAGTGCAATTGTAGATATACTTCAAACTTGGATTGCGTTGCGGCTAATTCTTGTTTCCCGTTTATTGTTGGAATCACCCAAAGACCTTATAATAATATTACTTCGTATATGCCTAATTCCACCGAGTTTGACTGTATGGATATTGCCTCTTATCTGGGAGAATGTAGCTGGTGTTCCTATTTCAAATGGTTGGATTGGATACTTAACTAAAACCGCTCAAATATTATCTGCGGATATGCTTGGTATATTTCTAGTGATCCCTTTATTTTTATCTTTGCGAAATTATAGTTCCTCAAGAATCTTAAAAATTTTTATTCATAGTTTATTACTTATTCTTGTGCCAATCATGGTCGCCTTCCTCGTATATATCCCATTGATTAGTTTATTAGCGCCTGTTATTTTGTATTTAGTCGTTAAATATAGATTAGCTGGATCTACGATTTCTCTTATAATAGTTTGCGGATTTTTACTATTATACGCTATAATGTATGGCAATTCAAATCCAGATACAAACTGGTTTGGTTACTTCAACCTCTCTTTATTTATTCTCTGTTTAGGTTTAGTTCCACATTATATCGCTTTAACATTAGAACAACTGAAAGTTGCGAATGAAACGCTCGAAATGAGGGTTTCGCAAAGAACAAAAGATCTTAGTATCGCGAATGAACAATTGGAATTAGCGGCTAATACTGATATATTGACGGGACTTTTAAATAGACGTGCTTTTTTAAATCGATTTAAGTATGAATCGGATAGATCTAGTAGAACAGGAAAACCTTATTCGATAGCAATTTTGGATCTAGATCATTTTAAAAGTATCAATGATCGATTTGGACATCATGCAGGTGACGAAATATTACTAGCCTTTTCGCAAATCATGATATCCCATTTGCGGACAACAGATATTGCATGTAGATGGGGTGGGGAAGAGTTTTTAATACTGTTTCCGGATACCAAAGAAAATGAGGCAAATATACCTTTGACTCGAATCAGAAAATTTGTAGAGACATCTGAAGATTTATCCTCCAAGGCATCCGTAAACCTAACTGTAAGTATCGGTATAAGTGATTCGGTTGTATCGCCAACAGAATCTATTATATCAAACGCCGACAAAGCGTTATATGCCGCTAAGGCAACTGGCCGAAATAGGATTTGCTTTTTTGACAATTTGTCAGAAGTAATATATTAA